From the genome of Methanobrevibacter wolinii SH:
TTAGTATATCTATAAAAAATAAGTTTGAAAACTTATTTTATTTAAAAATTTAAATCTTTAAAAAATAGAAAAAAAGTTTTATTATTTTATATTTAAAATTATAATAATTTAATAATGCCTTCATCACTATTTACTTCTACTTTTTGTCCATTAACAAGATTTTCAGTATTATCTGGTGAATCAACCATTGGAATATTTGACATAATAGCGCCTGTTGCTATAATTGGTTCTGCTTTGAGACAAATAATAGCTTTAGGTGCTGTATTATTTTTTTTCATTTGAAAAATAACATATGAACCTACTGTAGATCCTTTACCTCCAGGTATAAATAATATTTTATCTTTAATTATTTGACCTTTTAATTCATGATTAATATCAATGATTTCTCCAGTTTCTGGATCTACTCCACCTAAAAAACTAATAGGTTCATTACTTACAAGTAATTCTCCACTTGCTTTACCTTTTGCTATTTTTCTACAACTTATCATAATATCCCATATAAAAAATATTTAATATTATTTTTTAAATTTAAGTAATATAACCTTTTTTGTAATTTTTTAATAATTTATCTTTATAAAATATTAATAAATCAAAGTTAATTGTTTTATTTTTTTTAATCTTATTCTCTTAATTAATTTTAATTCTTATTGAAATTTTAAAGTATCTAAAAATAAATGAATTTTAAAAAATAATATCAGATTAAATATATTTTTAATCAAAGTTAATATTTTAAAAATGAAATAAAAGAAGTTTTATTCATCAATTATTTCATAATAAGAACCTAAAGCACAAGCTTTACAAATAGGTCTTCCACCAATAACTAAATGCTGATCGTCAGCTATTTTTTCACCACATACTGAACAAAAAGTATGTGTATGTAATGGTCCAGGTTTTTGAGCTTCTTTAAGACCTACAATTTTTACTTTTTGAACATTAAATAATTCTTCAGCAGGGGTTTCTCTAAATCTTTTAACTAATTCTTCTTTAGTTTCTTTCTTAGTTTCTTTTTTATTAGCATCTACATCAGTAATTCTGTATGCTTCTCCAGTTTCAATATTATAAAAAGTTGCAGCAAATCTTCCATAATACATCTGTTTAAATGCTCTTTTACCCATACTACAATGGGTTACAATTAAAATAGCATCAGCCATACATCTATCAGTTTCAACAAATACCATTAAATTTTTATGTCTTTGATTAAGTTCCATACCCATAATTTCCATACCATACATTGCAAGTTTAGTACCTATTGCAATTCCACCACATACTTCACCATGATATTCTTTAACTTTCATTAATTGTTCGTCATAAGTTTTTATGTCCATTTTTTCACCTATTTAAGTTTTTTATTATTTTTTTATTAATAATATTCCTAATTTTTTCTGATTTCTAAATCTTTTAAATTAATTGAAGAAAAAATTTATTGCTTAAATTTAATTCTTTAAAATTAGTATAGTACTTAATATATTATTGTTTATATTAAAAAAGAGATATTGTTGTTAATTTATTAATTGAAATTTAAATTTCAATTTTTTATAATATTTTTGAATTATTGTTTATATTTAAGTTTATTCACTTTATTAAATAATAAAAAATAGTAAGTATATAGAATAAACTGAAAATTTTTAAAAGTATTTTAATTTAAAAATACTTTATTCAATTACTGCATGTCTACTTTTTAAATCACTTTCAGTTTCGCCCATTTCATTCATTAATTGAGCAATAATCCCATCAAGGAAAACAAGTGAAGTTAACTCAAAAGCAGTACCTAATGGTGTAAGTGAAGTATAATTGCCATCAATTTGACGTTTTAAGTAATTTTTATCATCTGACTCTGCTTTAGTTCTTCCTTGGATATAAATAGATACATCAGATAATTTACCAAGTGAAGATTCTACATATGAAGTAAATGATAATACTTTAGCTCCTCTTTCTTTAGATGTTTTCGCTGCTGAAACTATAGTATTTGTTTCTCCAGAACCAGATATTGCAAGAATTGCATCATCTTTATTAATTGCGGGAGTAATTGTTTCACCAACAACATAAGCACTAATACCTAAATGCATTAATCTCATTGCAAATGCTTTACCTACAAGTCCTGATCTTCCAGCACCTACTACAAAAACATTTTCTGATTTTAAAATAATCTCCATAAATTTTTTGATATCTTCATCATTTAAATATTTTTCAGCACTTTGTATATTATCTAAAATTGCATGTATTGAAGATTTCATCTGTTCCATAATATCTTATAACCTATATTTTTTAATAATATATTATTTTAATTTATTAATATATAATATTATATAAGTATATTATCTAATAAATATTTATTATTTTAAATTTTATTTAGTATAGAAATATATTATTTAATAAACATTTATTATTTTAAATTTTATTTAGTATTATTTTTTATTAATTTTTTTAAGACTTTTTAGTAGGTTAAATCATGGATATAAAACCATTGTTAAATATTGAAATTAATGGAAAGATTTATAATTATAAATTGTTTCAATCATTAGATGTTTTATCTAAGACTTATTCTCAAAGAAAATCTGCTAAAAAATTAGGAATATCTCATTCTGTTTTTAATAGGCGTATTCTTAAAGCTGAAAAAGATTTAGGATATAAATTAGTAAATAAAATAGGTTCTGGAAGTGAACTTACAAATGAGGCTTTAAATCTTTTAGATTTATATCATACTTATAATAATCGTCTTAAAAAATCAGATAATATTCGTATAGCAGGAGGACATATAATCACAGGATTAATTGAATCTCTTGATTTACCTTTTAATCTTGAAGTTTTTAGTACTGATACAGATAGTGCATTTAGTCTTGCAGAAGATGATTTAATTGATATTCTTGCATTAGATGATCCTTTAATTGCATTAAGTAATGACCTTGATTTTACACCAATTGCATTTGATTATATGGTTTTAGTGTCAAATAATAAAAATAATATAAGAATAAATTCTATTAAAGATTTATCTAATTTAAATTTTGTTCCTGTAAAAGGATCTGCTCAGAGATTAGTGTGGGATACATTGAAAACTAATAATATTCCATTTAATTTAGAAAAAGAGGTTAAATCACAATTTGATGCATTTAAATTAGTTAAAAATTCTGATAATCTTTATACATTTTTAAATGGTAGTTATTTTAAAGGAAATAATGTTTTAAAAAATCAAACTATTCATTCACTTGGTTTTGTATATTCTCATGGTGTTAATCCAGAAGTTGATAAATTTGTTGATTATATTTCTAATAATTGCTCTGATTTAATTAAATTACAAGGATTTAGTTCTTTTTAGAGTTTTTATTAATATTTTAGTTGATTTAAACTTATTCCTTATTAATATTCTTAAATTTACTATTTTTTATAAGTTTTTTATTTAGTATATTTTTTCTATTTTAAGTGTATTATTTTTTTCATAAACTTTTTATTTTAAAAAAATTTAATATTTTATTAATTTTCATGAGCTATGAAAAATATATAATATTTTATATAGTATAATATTTTATAATGAAAATATAATTTTTTATGTAGTTTTTAACTATTTTTTTAAGGTGATTATATGGAGAATAATTCAAAATTATTAGTAATTGGACATACTGCTTCTGACTTTATTATAGATGTTCCAGAATTTCCTAAACCAAACACTTCAGCTCATATGGATTCTTTAAAAAATTTACAAGGTGGTGCAGCAGCTAATGTTGCAATGTGTGCTGCTACTTTTGGATTAGATACTAGTTTGGTATCTTCTGTTGGTGAAAGTTTTTTAAATTCTGAATATTATTATAATTTTAAAAAAATTGGGGTAAACACAGATTATTTTATTACAGTTAAAGATGAATTAATCCCTACTGCTATTATGGTAAATGATAAAGAAAAAGATACTATTACTTATTTTTATGAAGGCTCTGGTAAAGCATTTGGGGATGCAGATATACCTATAAATGCAATTAAATCACATGATGCAATTCATTTAGCAACAGGTAATCCTGATTTTAATTGGAAATGTTCCTGTGAAGCTAAAAAACAAGGTAAAATTTTATCATTTGATCCTGGTCAAGATTTAAATACTTATAGTTTAGAAAGATTAAAACAAGTTATTGAAAACTCAACAATATTATTTGGAAATAATTTTGAAATTGATAAGATTAAAGATTCATTAAATCTTGATATTGATGGTTTACTTGATTTAGGACCTGAAATTATTCTTAAAACATGTAGAGAATATGGAAGTTATATCTATACAAAGGATAATGAATATAAAGTAGATGCTATTTATAGACCTGCAGTAGATCCAACTGGAGCTGGAGATTC
Proteins encoded in this window:
- a CDS encoding DUF126 domain-containing protein — translated: MISCRKIAKGKASGELLVSNEPISFLGGVDPETGEIIDINHELKGQIIKDKILFIPGGKGSTVGSYVIFQMKKNNTAPKAIICLKAEPIIATGAIMSNIPMVDSPDNTENLVNGQKVEVNSDEGIIKLL
- a CDS encoding FmdE family protein, coding for MDIKTYDEQLMKVKEYHGEVCGGIAIGTKLAMYGMEIMGMELNQRHKNLMVFVETDRCMADAILIVTHCSMGKRAFKQMYYGRFAATFYNIETGEAYRITDVDANKKETKKETKEELVKRFRETPAEELFNVQKVKIVGLKEAQKPGPLHTHTFCSVCGEKIADDQHLVIGGRPICKACALGSYYEIIDE
- the hxlB gene encoding 6-phospho-3-hexuloisomerase, which codes for MEQMKSSIHAILDNIQSAEKYLNDEDIKKFMEIILKSENVFVVGAGRSGLVGKAFAMRLMHLGISAYVVGETITPAINKDDAILAISGSGETNTIVSAAKTSKERGAKVLSFTSYVESSLGKLSDVSIYIQGRTKAESDDKNYLKRQIDGNYTSLTPLGTAFELTSLVFLDGIIAQLMNEMGETESDLKSRHAVIE
- a CDS encoding LysR family transcriptional regulator encodes the protein MDIKPLLNIEINGKIYNYKLFQSLDVLSKTYSQRKSAKKLGISHSVFNRRILKAEKDLGYKLVNKIGSGSELTNEALNLLDLYHTYNNRLKKSDNIRIAGGHIITGLIESLDLPFNLEVFSTDTDSAFSLAEDDLIDILALDDPLIALSNDLDFTPIAFDYMVLVSNNKNNIRINSIKDLSNLNFVPVKGSAQRLVWDTLKTNNIPFNLEKEVKSQFDAFKLVKNSDNLYTFLNGSYFKGNNVLKNQTIHSLGFVYSHGVNPEVDKFVDYISNNCSDLIKLQGFSSF
- a CDS encoding carbohydrate kinase family protein — encoded protein: MENNSKLLVIGHTASDFIIDVPEFPKPNTSAHMDSLKNLQGGAAANVAMCAATFGLDTSLVSSVGESFLNSEYYYNFKKIGVNTDYFITVKDELIPTAIMVNDKEKDTITYFYEGSGKAFGDADIPINAIKSHDAIHLATGNPDFNWKCSCEAKKQGKILSFDPGQDLNTYSLERLKQVIENSTILFGNNFEIDKIKDSLNLDIDGLLDLGPEIILKTCREYGSYIYTKDNEYKVDAIYRPAVDPTGAGDSYKAGFLYYYLNGKSLVESAKFASSVSSFIVEKQGCQTNIPSLEEAKERMNNFYND